In one window of Erinaceus europaeus chromosome 17, mEriEur2.1, whole genome shotgun sequence DNA:
- the RELT gene encoding tumor necrosis factor receptor superfamily member 19L isoform X3, giving the protein MKPSPEQLWPLSCLLVLLPSSLATPTLASWLCPPGEEPELHSAQDTFCRPCPPGTFSISWGSSPCQPHSRCNPRGRLEAQAGTATRDALCGDCRPGWFATPEAPQAPCRPPATHDLYGGQRTRRGVEVAAAAGSSEKTQQLGNGTQAGSTEERAAQYAVIAIVPVFCLMGLLGILVCNLLKRKGYHCTAHKEVGPGPGGDGNGINPAYLAEDTNEDTIGVLVRLITEKKENAAALEELLKEYHSRQLAQTSHRPVPRLPLGSPRAPHTCPHGHHLHTVQGLASLSGPCCSRCSQKKWPEVLLSPEAAAATSPTPRLLTNPGRAPKAVPKAGRQGEITILSVGRFRVARIPEQRTSSAVSEVKTITEAGPVGGSLPDSPQPGLPTEQRALLGGRGSHTKWLKPPAEDKTEENHYVIRLSESNLVI; this is encoded by the exons ATGAAGCCTAGTCCTGAGCAGCTCTGGCCCCTGTCCTGCCTCCTTGTG CTGCTGCCTTCCTCTCTGGCTACTCCAACACTGGCTTCTTGGCTGTGCCCACCTGGGGAGGAGCCTGAGCTG CATTCGGCGCAGGACACCTTCTGCAGGCCCTGCCCCCCGGGCACCTTCTCCATCTCATGGGGTTCCAGCCCTTGCCAGCCCCACTCCCGCTGCAACCCTCGAGGGAGGCTGGAGGCCCAGGCAGGCACAGCTACTCGAGACGCACTCTGCGGAGACTGCCGGCCTGG GTGGTTTGCCACTCCAGAAGCCCCCCAAGCTCCCTGCCGGCCTCCGGCCACCCATGACCTCTATG GAGGACAGCGGACCCGCCGTGGCGTGGAGGTGGCAGCAGCGGCCGGCAGCAGTGAGAAGACACAGCAGCTGGGGAATGGCACCCAGGCGGGCAGCACTGAGGAGAGGGCCGCCCAGTATGCCGTCATCGCCATCGTGCCCGTCTTCTGCCTCATGGGGCTGCTGGGCATCCTGGTGTGTAACCTGCTCAAGCGGAAGGGCTACCACTGCACTGCTCACAAGGAGGTGGGGCCTGGCCCTGGAGGAGATGGCAATG GGATCAACCCAGCCTACCTGGCTGAGGACACCAATGAGGACACCATTGGGGTCTTGGTGCGCTTGATCACAGAGAAGAAAG AGAACGCAGCCGCCCTGGAGGAGCTGTTGAAGGAGTATCACAGCAGGCAGCTGGCGCAGACAAGCCACAGGCCTGTGCCCAG GCTGCCACTAGGCTCCCCCAGGGCACCGCACACCTGTCCTCATGGCCACCACCTCCACACAGTGCAGGGCCTGGCGTCTCTCTCTGGTCCCTGCTGCTCCCGTTGTAGCCAGAAGAAGTGGCCCGAGGTGCTGTTGTCCCCCGAGGCCGCAGCTGCCACCAGCCCCACTCCTAGACTCCTCACCAACCCTGGCAGGGCTCCCAAGGCTGTGCCCAAGGCAGGCCGTCAGGGCGAGATCACCATCCTGTCTGTGGGCAG GTTTCGAGTGGCCCGCATTCCCGAGCAGCGGACAAGTTCAGCAGTGTCTGAGGTGAAGACCATCACAGAAGCTGGGCCTGTAGGGGGCAGtctccctgactccccacagcCTGGCCTCCCCACAGAGCAGCGGGCACTGCTGGGAGGCAGGGGAAGCCACACGAAGTGGCTGAAGCCCCCAGCAGAGGATAAGACTGAG GAGAACCACTATGTGATCCGGCTGAGCGAGAGCAACCTGGTCATCTGA
- the RELT gene encoding tumor necrosis factor receptor superfamily member 19L isoform X1, whose amino-acid sequence MKPSPEQLWPLSCLLVLLPSSLATPTLASWLCPPGEEPELDPGFVSPLPLPTHPIQHSAQDTFCRPCPPGTFSISWGSSPCQPHSRCNPRGRLEAQAGTATRDALCGDCRPGWFATPEAPQAPCRPPATHDLYGGQRTRRGVEVAAAAGSSEKTQQLGNGTQAGSTEERAAQYAVIAIVPVFCLMGLLGILVCNLLKRKGYHCTAHKEVGPGPGGDGNGINPAYLAEDTNEDTIGVLVRLITEKKENAAALEELLKEYHSRQLAQTSHRPVPRLPLGSPRAPHTCPHGHHLHTVQGLASLSGPCCSRCSQKKWPEVLLSPEAAAATSPTPRLLTNPGRAPKAVPKAGRQGEITILSVGRFRVARIPEQRTSSAVSEVKTITEAGPVGGSLPDSPQPGLPTEQRALLGGRGSHTKWLKPPAEDKTEENHYVIRLSESNLVI is encoded by the exons ATGAAGCCTAGTCCTGAGCAGCTCTGGCCCCTGTCCTGCCTCCTTGTG CTGCTGCCTTCCTCTCTGGCTACTCCAACACTGGCTTCTTGGCTGTGCCCACCTGGGGAGGAGCCTGAGCTG GACCCTGGATTTGTGTCTCCcttgcccctccccacccaccctataCAGCATTCGGCGCAGGACACCTTCTGCAGGCCCTGCCCCCCGGGCACCTTCTCCATCTCATGGGGTTCCAGCCCTTGCCAGCCCCACTCCCGCTGCAACCCTCGAGGGAGGCTGGAGGCCCAGGCAGGCACAGCTACTCGAGACGCACTCTGCGGAGACTGCCGGCCTGG GTGGTTTGCCACTCCAGAAGCCCCCCAAGCTCCCTGCCGGCCTCCGGCCACCCATGACCTCTATG GAGGACAGCGGACCCGCCGTGGCGTGGAGGTGGCAGCAGCGGCCGGCAGCAGTGAGAAGACACAGCAGCTGGGGAATGGCACCCAGGCGGGCAGCACTGAGGAGAGGGCCGCCCAGTATGCCGTCATCGCCATCGTGCCCGTCTTCTGCCTCATGGGGCTGCTGGGCATCCTGGTGTGTAACCTGCTCAAGCGGAAGGGCTACCACTGCACTGCTCACAAGGAGGTGGGGCCTGGCCCTGGAGGAGATGGCAATG GGATCAACCCAGCCTACCTGGCTGAGGACACCAATGAGGACACCATTGGGGTCTTGGTGCGCTTGATCACAGAGAAGAAAG AGAACGCAGCCGCCCTGGAGGAGCTGTTGAAGGAGTATCACAGCAGGCAGCTGGCGCAGACAAGCCACAGGCCTGTGCCCAG GCTGCCACTAGGCTCCCCCAGGGCACCGCACACCTGTCCTCATGGCCACCACCTCCACACAGTGCAGGGCCTGGCGTCTCTCTCTGGTCCCTGCTGCTCCCGTTGTAGCCAGAAGAAGTGGCCCGAGGTGCTGTTGTCCCCCGAGGCCGCAGCTGCCACCAGCCCCACTCCTAGACTCCTCACCAACCCTGGCAGGGCTCCCAAGGCTGTGCCCAAGGCAGGCCGTCAGGGCGAGATCACCATCCTGTCTGTGGGCAG GTTTCGAGTGGCCCGCATTCCCGAGCAGCGGACAAGTTCAGCAGTGTCTGAGGTGAAGACCATCACAGAAGCTGGGCCTGTAGGGGGCAGtctccctgactccccacagcCTGGCCTCCCCACAGAGCAGCGGGCACTGCTGGGAGGCAGGGGAAGCCACACGAAGTGGCTGAAGCCCCCAGCAGAGGATAAGACTGAG GAGAACCACTATGTGATCCGGCTGAGCGAGAGCAACCTGGTCATCTGA
- the RELT gene encoding tumor necrosis factor receptor superfamily member 19L isoform X2, with the protein MALLLPGAQQVSLVARGIELLPSSLATPTLASWLCPPGEEPELHSAQDTFCRPCPPGTFSISWGSSPCQPHSRCNPRGRLEAQAGTATRDALCGDCRPGWFATPEAPQAPCRPPATHDLYGGQRTRRGVEVAAAAGSSEKTQQLGNGTQAGSTEERAAQYAVIAIVPVFCLMGLLGILVCNLLKRKGYHCTAHKEVGPGPGGDGNGINPAYLAEDTNEDTIGVLVRLITEKKENAAALEELLKEYHSRQLAQTSHRPVPRLPLGSPRAPHTCPHGHHLHTVQGLASLSGPCCSRCSQKKWPEVLLSPEAAAATSPTPRLLTNPGRAPKAVPKAGRQGEITILSVGRFRVARIPEQRTSSAVSEVKTITEAGPVGGSLPDSPQPGLPTEQRALLGGRGSHTKWLKPPAEDKTEENHYVIRLSESNLVI; encoded by the exons ATGGCTCTGCTCCTACCTGGGGCCCAGCAGGTTTCCCTTGTGGCCAGAGGGATTGAA CTGCTGCCTTCCTCTCTGGCTACTCCAACACTGGCTTCTTGGCTGTGCCCACCTGGGGAGGAGCCTGAGCTG CATTCGGCGCAGGACACCTTCTGCAGGCCCTGCCCCCCGGGCACCTTCTCCATCTCATGGGGTTCCAGCCCTTGCCAGCCCCACTCCCGCTGCAACCCTCGAGGGAGGCTGGAGGCCCAGGCAGGCACAGCTACTCGAGACGCACTCTGCGGAGACTGCCGGCCTGG GTGGTTTGCCACTCCAGAAGCCCCCCAAGCTCCCTGCCGGCCTCCGGCCACCCATGACCTCTATG GAGGACAGCGGACCCGCCGTGGCGTGGAGGTGGCAGCAGCGGCCGGCAGCAGTGAGAAGACACAGCAGCTGGGGAATGGCACCCAGGCGGGCAGCACTGAGGAGAGGGCCGCCCAGTATGCCGTCATCGCCATCGTGCCCGTCTTCTGCCTCATGGGGCTGCTGGGCATCCTGGTGTGTAACCTGCTCAAGCGGAAGGGCTACCACTGCACTGCTCACAAGGAGGTGGGGCCTGGCCCTGGAGGAGATGGCAATG GGATCAACCCAGCCTACCTGGCTGAGGACACCAATGAGGACACCATTGGGGTCTTGGTGCGCTTGATCACAGAGAAGAAAG AGAACGCAGCCGCCCTGGAGGAGCTGTTGAAGGAGTATCACAGCAGGCAGCTGGCGCAGACAAGCCACAGGCCTGTGCCCAG GCTGCCACTAGGCTCCCCCAGGGCACCGCACACCTGTCCTCATGGCCACCACCTCCACACAGTGCAGGGCCTGGCGTCTCTCTCTGGTCCCTGCTGCTCCCGTTGTAGCCAGAAGAAGTGGCCCGAGGTGCTGTTGTCCCCCGAGGCCGCAGCTGCCACCAGCCCCACTCCTAGACTCCTCACCAACCCTGGCAGGGCTCCCAAGGCTGTGCCCAAGGCAGGCCGTCAGGGCGAGATCACCATCCTGTCTGTGGGCAG GTTTCGAGTGGCCCGCATTCCCGAGCAGCGGACAAGTTCAGCAGTGTCTGAGGTGAAGACCATCACAGAAGCTGGGCCTGTAGGGGGCAGtctccctgactccccacagcCTGGCCTCCCCACAGAGCAGCGGGCACTGCTGGGAGGCAGGGGAAGCCACACGAAGTGGCTGAAGCCCCCAGCAGAGGATAAGACTGAG GAGAACCACTATGTGATCCGGCTGAGCGAGAGCAACCTGGTCATCTGA